In Streptomyces ambofaciens ATCC 23877, a single genomic region encodes these proteins:
- a CDS encoding ABC transporter ATP-binding protein, translating into MLELTDITAGYDRNTPVIRGISLSVAPGEAVGLLGPSGCGKSTLARVAALLHHPDAGTLVVDGTPVRRWRHRAPREQRTAFGVVFQQARLSADPRLALTDLIAEPLRATGRRAGIADRVRELAATVGLTTDLLGRRPHEVSDGQLQRACLARALVLRPRWLVCDEMTAMLDASTTAALVRVVEDYRAATGAGLLAVGHDRVLLDRWCDRTVEWAALARS; encoded by the coding sequence GTGCTTGAACTGACCGACATCACCGCCGGGTACGACAGGAACACGCCCGTGATCCGGGGGATTTCCCTGTCGGTCGCGCCCGGGGAGGCCGTCGGACTGCTCGGCCCGAGCGGCTGCGGCAAGTCCACCCTCGCGCGGGTGGCGGCCCTGCTGCACCACCCCGACGCCGGCACCCTGGTGGTCGACGGCACCCCTGTACGGCGCTGGCGCCACCGAGCCCCGCGTGAGCAGCGCACCGCCTTCGGTGTCGTCTTTCAGCAGGCCCGGCTCTCCGCCGACCCCCGGCTCGCCCTCACCGACCTGATCGCCGAACCCCTGCGCGCCACCGGCCGCCGGGCGGGGATCGCCGACCGGGTCCGTGAACTGGCCGCCACCGTGGGGCTGACCACCGACCTGCTGGGCAGGCGTCCGCACGAGGTCAGCGACGGGCAGCTGCAACGCGCCTGCCTCGCCCGCGCCCTGGTGCTGCGCCCGCGCTGGCTGGTGTGCGACGAGATGACGGCGATGCTCGACGCCTCGACCACCGCCGCCCTGGTCCGGGTGGTGGAGGACTACCGCGCCGCCACCGGCGCGGGCCTGCTGGCCGTCGGGCACGACCGCGTCCTCCTCGACCGCTGGTGCGACCGCACCGTCGAATGGGCCGCTCTGGCGCGCTCCTGA
- a CDS encoding ABC transporter permease, giving the protein MARLAGRRALFAVPVVLVVTFGVFAIAAASPFDPVKAYAGTAALGADQETLDRLRDNLGVDQSFVVRWWNWLTSALTGDLGHSGVLRQPVAQVIGERLVWSALLCAVAFAVAVLVGTLLGVLAARRPGSMLDRAVTSVAYTLEAAPVFWIALLAVWLFALQWDVLPAGGLTDTASEQVTPGQVASHLVLPAGVLAVSQLPWFTLYVRQGVGDALAEDPVRGARARGIGEGTVLFGHALRSGLLPVLTLIGSRVPELITGALLVESVFSWPGIAAATVEAATAVDFPLLAALTTLATAAVLAGNLLADLLYGLFDPRVKLSEM; this is encoded by the coding sequence ATGGCGCGCCTCGCGGGACGGCGGGCGCTGTTCGCCGTCCCCGTCGTCCTCGTCGTCACCTTCGGCGTGTTCGCCATCGCCGCCGCCTCCCCGTTCGACCCCGTCAAGGCGTACGCCGGCACCGCCGCGCTCGGCGCCGACCAGGAGACCCTGGACCGGCTGCGGGACAACCTCGGTGTGGACCAGTCCTTCGTCGTCCGCTGGTGGAACTGGCTGACCTCGGCGCTCACCGGCGACCTCGGCCACTCCGGTGTGCTGCGCCAGCCGGTCGCCCAGGTGATCGGCGAACGCCTCGTGTGGTCCGCGCTGCTGTGCGCCGTCGCCTTCGCGGTCGCCGTCCTGGTCGGCACGCTCCTCGGAGTGCTGGCCGCCCGCCGCCCCGGCTCGATGCTCGACCGGGCCGTCACCTCGGTCGCGTACACCCTGGAGGCGGCGCCGGTCTTCTGGATCGCCCTGCTCGCCGTGTGGCTGTTCGCCCTCCAGTGGGACGTCCTGCCGGCCGGCGGGCTGACGGACACCGCCAGCGAACAGGTCACCCCCGGCCAGGTCGCGAGCCACCTCGTGCTGCCCGCCGGCGTGCTCGCCGTCTCCCAGCTGCCCTGGTTCACGCTCTACGTGCGCCAGGGTGTCGGCGACGCCCTGGCCGAGGACCCGGTGCGCGGCGCGCGGGCCCGCGGCATCGGGGAGGGCACCGTCCTGTTCGGACACGCCCTGCGCTCGGGGCTGCTGCCGGTACTCACCCTGATCGGCTCCCGCGTCCCCGAACTCATCACCGGCGCCCTGCTGGTGGAGAGCGTCTTCAGCTGGCCGGGCATCGCCGCGGCCACCGTCGAGGCGGCCACCGCCGTCGACTTCCCGCTGCTGGCCGCCCTCACCACCCTCGCCACCGCCGCCGTACTCGCCGGCAACCTGCTCGCCGACCTGCTCTACGGACTCTTCGACCCGAGGGTGAAGCTCAGTGAAATGTGA
- a CDS encoding ABC transporter substrate-binding protein — MTTRRIRPIRSAAVVAAFAAGVSACSAPGGGKGDDAEAAESVVIGVASEPDTLSPLLGYGKDGNSKIFDGLLARDTDLRLKPALATALPKIADGGRTYTYTLREGVKFSDGEPLTARDVVYTYRTVLDAKTNNTARSELDAVQDVRASGDDTVVFTLKYPYAAFAARTVLPIVPEHVAGGQDPNTGDFNTKPVGTGPYVLAGWSKGEKLTFKANPHYWGGEPAVKSFTTAIIADDNVRATRLRSGDLDGAVLPPNLAATFKDDDGRRTYEAKSYDFRAVTLPTTGEVTGDRAVRRALDAAVDRRAMVDKILDGAGRPAYGPLPADDPWYARGIERPHDLAEARHILDEAGWKPGSGGVRAKDGRRASFTLYYPSGDKVRQDHALAYASDAKKAGIEVKVEGATWEVIEPRMKHDAVLAGFGSVGDPDFGLYTLLHSSLANDGFNNMAGYDNAAVDEALDAGRRTQDPKKREAAYDEIQQALVENPGYTFLTHIDHLYVLTDRWKGLTTQLEPHEHGFASGPWWNIEDWQPKK, encoded by the coding sequence ATGACAACCCGTCGGATCCGTCCGATACGAAGTGCCGCCGTCGTGGCGGCGTTCGCCGCGGGCGTCAGCGCCTGCTCCGCGCCCGGGGGAGGGAAGGGCGACGACGCCGAGGCGGCCGAGTCCGTCGTGATCGGCGTGGCCTCCGAGCCGGACACCCTGAGCCCGCTGCTCGGCTACGGCAAGGACGGCAACTCCAAGATCTTCGACGGGCTGCTCGCCCGCGACACCGACCTCAGACTGAAGCCGGCCCTGGCGACCGCGTTGCCGAAGATCGCCGACGGCGGCCGGACGTACACGTACACCCTGCGCGAGGGCGTGAAGTTCAGTGACGGGGAGCCGCTGACGGCCCGGGACGTGGTCTACACGTACCGCACCGTTCTCGACGCGAAGACCAACAACACCGCCCGCAGCGAGCTGGACGCCGTCCAGGACGTCCGCGCGAGCGGCGACGACACCGTCGTCTTCACCCTCAAGTACCCGTACGCGGCCTTCGCCGCCCGCACGGTGCTGCCCATCGTCCCCGAGCACGTCGCGGGCGGACAGGACCCCAACACCGGCGACTTCAACACCAAGCCCGTCGGGACCGGCCCGTACGTCCTGGCCGGCTGGAGCAAGGGCGAGAAGCTCACCTTCAAGGCCAACCCGCACTACTGGGGCGGCGAGCCCGCGGTGAAGTCGTTCACCACGGCGATCATCGCCGACGACAACGTGCGCGCCACCCGCCTGCGCTCCGGCGACCTCGACGGCGCCGTCCTGCCGCCCAACCTCGCCGCCACCTTCAAGGACGACGACGGCCGCCGCACCTACGAGGCGAAGTCCTACGACTTCCGGGCCGTCACCCTGCCCACCACGGGCGAGGTCACCGGCGACCGGGCCGTCCGCCGGGCCCTGGACGCCGCGGTGGACCGCCGGGCCATGGTCGACAAGATCCTCGACGGCGCGGGTCGGCCCGCGTACGGGCCGCTGCCCGCCGACGACCCCTGGTACGCGCGGGGCATCGAGCGCCCGCACGATCTCGCCGAGGCCAGGCACATCCTCGACGAGGCGGGCTGGAAGCCCGGTTCCGGCGGCGTCCGCGCCAAGGACGGACGGCGTGCCTCGTTCACCCTGTACTACCCCTCGGGCGACAAGGTCCGCCAGGACCACGCGCTCGCCTACGCCTCCGACGCCAAGAAGGCCGGCATCGAGGTGAAGGTCGAGGGCGCCACCTGGGAGGTCATCGAGCCGCGCATGAAGCACGACGCCGTGCTCGCGGGCTTCGGCAGCGTCGGCGACCCCGACTTCGGCCTCTACACCCTGCTGCACTCCTCCCTCGCCAACGACGGCTTCAACAACATGGCCGGCTACGACAACGCGGCGGTGGACGAGGCGCTCGACGCCGGGCGGCGCACTCAGGACCCGAAGAAGCGCGAGGCGGCCTACGACGAGATCCAGCAGGCCCTGGTCGAGAACCCCGGCTACACCTTCCTCACCCACATCGACCACCTCTACGTCCTCACCGACCGCTGGAAGGGTCTGACCACCCAGCTGGAGCCGCATGAACACGGCTTCGCGAGCGGACCCTGGTGGAACATCGAGGACTGGCAGCCCAAGAAGTGA
- a CDS encoding ABC transporter ATP-binding protein has protein sequence MTERAPVLSVRGLSVRFLMPGGRSVAAVTDAHFDVAAGECLALIGESGCGKSVLASALLGLLPGNARIAGSALLGELDLLTADERTFARTVRGRLIGLVPQSPAAHLTPVRTIRSQLEETVAQLTAVRGRAALREAAEAAAERAAFPSDHLDHHPHELSGGLAQRAATALALVGDAPLLLADEPTTGLDRDLVDRTVDELRRHVDNVRDATGDIRDTTGDSRDATGDIRDTTGDIRDNPRTVRETTRTVRGTTHPGKADGPLGKAGGPDGHRALLMITHDLAAAERIADRIAVMYAGRIVELADAADFFGTPGPRHPYSRGLLDALPERAFTPIPGLPPELGALPDGCAFAVRCERASDSCATLPQLTGTVACHHPHAVLTEAADRA, from the coding sequence GTGACCGAGCGAGCCCCCGTGCTGTCCGTACGCGGTCTGTCGGTGCGTTTCCTGATGCCGGGCGGGCGGAGCGTCGCCGCCGTCACCGACGCCCACTTCGACGTGGCGGCCGGCGAGTGCCTGGCCCTGATCGGCGAGAGCGGCTGCGGCAAGTCCGTCCTCGCCTCCGCCCTGCTCGGCCTGCTGCCCGGCAACGCGCGGATCGCGGGCAGTGCGCTGCTCGGCGAGCTGGACCTGCTCACCGCCGACGAGCGGACCTTCGCCCGCACCGTACGGGGCCGGCTGATCGGCCTCGTTCCGCAGAGCCCGGCCGCCCACCTCACCCCGGTCCGCACGATCCGCTCCCAGCTGGAGGAGACGGTCGCGCAACTCACCGCGGTCCGCGGCCGAGCGGCCCTGCGCGAGGCCGCGGAGGCCGCCGCCGAGCGGGCCGCGTTCCCCTCGGACCACCTCGACCACCATCCGCACGAACTCTCCGGCGGCCTCGCCCAACGTGCGGCCACCGCCCTGGCCCTGGTCGGCGACGCCCCGCTGCTGCTCGCCGACGAGCCGACCACCGGACTCGACCGGGACCTCGTGGACCGGACGGTCGACGAGCTACGACGACATGTCGACAACGTGCGCGACGCCACCGGAGACATCCGCGACACCACCGGAGACTCCCGCGACGCCACCGGAGACATCCGCGACACCACCGGAGACATCCGGGACAACCCCCGCACCGTCCGTGAAACCACCCGCACCGTCCGCGGCACCACCCACCCCGGCAAGGCCGACGGCCCGCTCGGCAAGGCCGGCGGCCCGGACGGTCACCGGGCCCTGCTGATGATCACCCACGACCTGGCCGCCGCCGAACGCATCGCCGACCGGATCGCCGTCATGTACGCGGGGCGCATCGTCGAACTGGCCGACGCCGCCGACTTCTTCGGCACGCCCGGCCCCCGCCACCCCTACAGCCGTGGGCTGCTGGACGCCCTGCCCGAGCGGGCGTTCACCCCCATCCCCGGGCTGCCGCCCGAACTCGGCGCCCTCCCCGACGGCTGCGCCTTCGCCGTCCGCTGCGAGCGGGCGTCGGATTCCTGCGCCACGCTCCCGCAGCTGACCGGCACGGTCGCCTGTCATCACCCGCACGCCGTGCTCACGGAGGCCGCCGACCGTGCTTGA
- a CDS encoding ABC transporter permease — protein sequence MAEITAEKTARPTVWRTHGTDRRSTRTLRLRTSAALLAVTVLAVLLVPPLVQLDQQAVDLAAKLRPPSWAHPFGTDDVGRDLLLRCVYGLRVSLLVGVAAALTATVVGTAVGATAGVLGGWVDRGVMRVVDTIASVPHLLLGIFIVAMFRPGVWPVVVSVALTHWLSTARIVRAEVLSLRSRPYVDAAVSGGASRWRVAVRHLLPGVLPQAALAAVLMVPHAMWHESALSFLGLGLPTHTASLGNLIQEARGSLLAGHWWPTLFPGLFIIVPTLAVAGLAGAWRERINPRRRSELML from the coding sequence ATGGCTGAGATCACAGCCGAGAAGACGGCACGGCCCACCGTGTGGCGGACCCACGGCACCGACCGCCGCTCCACCCGCACCCTGCGCCTGCGCACCTCCGCCGCGCTGCTGGCCGTGACCGTCCTCGCGGTGCTGCTCGTGCCGCCGCTGGTCCAGCTCGACCAGCAGGCCGTCGACCTCGCCGCGAAGTTGCGGCCACCGAGCTGGGCGCACCCGTTCGGCACCGACGACGTCGGCCGCGACCTGCTGCTGCGCTGTGTCTACGGCCTGCGCGTCTCCCTGCTCGTCGGGGTGGCGGCGGCCCTGACCGCGACGGTGGTCGGCACCGCCGTGGGCGCCACCGCCGGAGTGCTGGGCGGCTGGGTCGACCGCGGCGTCATGCGGGTCGTCGACACCATCGCCTCCGTGCCCCACCTGCTGCTCGGCATCTTCATCGTCGCGATGTTCCGGCCGGGCGTCTGGCCGGTGGTGGTCTCCGTCGCGCTGACCCACTGGCTGTCCACCGCGCGCATCGTCCGCGCCGAGGTGCTGTCCCTGCGGTCGCGGCCCTATGTCGACGCGGCCGTCTCGGGCGGTGCCTCCCGGTGGCGGGTGGCGGTACGGCACCTGCTGCCGGGCGTGCTGCCCCAGGCCGCGCTGGCCGCCGTACTGATGGTGCCGCACGCCATGTGGCACGAGTCCGCGCTGTCCTTCCTCGGGCTGGGGCTGCCCACCCACACCGCGAGCCTCGGCAACCTGATCCAGGAGGCGCGGGGGTCGTTGCTCGCCGGGCACTGGTGGCCCACCCTCTTCCCGGGCCTGTTCATCATCGTCCCGACGCTGGCCGTCGCCGGTCTCGCGGGCGCCTGGCGGGAGCGGATCAACCCCCGCCGCCGATCGGAGCTGATGCTGTGA